In one Thunnus maccoyii chromosome 12, fThuMac1.1, whole genome shotgun sequence genomic region, the following are encoded:
- the hectd3 gene encoding E3 ubiquitin-protein ligase HECTD3, producing the protein MSLGDNPHLLLGRIRFLNRCIECFRRSESVPECLCYVPREVCYKICKDSSSTSSASSGASAGGSTVGKTLVSVFESPHQTQHSKKSCKYNIEPKKGTCIRTTGEEYCNSQGLWVKINKEQLEEHRAGQELEEGWILVCKHTEGGDRLVPVESPETVSRQQQLFGYDHKPCNRWEQVVDVQNALYIGSKPKIAECDDAAVQKLRYVPPTWAYECDEDLVHYFYDHIGKEDENLGSVKQCVTSIDVSSCSEDPSGGASCLTDGDTETYWESDGMQGQHWIRLHMKRGTVVNKLILTVDSTDDNYMPKRVTVFGGEGDNLKKLSDVTIDDNLIGEVCVLEDMTSHLPVIEIRIEECRDEGIDVRIRGLKIKSSCERDLGLNADVFQSSNLVRYPRLQGTLPDVLYRRALVIQRFICLLDSVLPHLVPAWDYSLGTFNQIKSIKQFLLLSKRRSALITQCLKDSETSKPNFMPRLYINRRLAMEHRDNPTLDPSCKNAVFNQVYEGLKPSDKFEKTLDYRWPARYDQWWECKFIAEGIIDQGGGFRDSLADMSEELCPSSAECPMPLPFFSRTSNQGALEARDYYVPNPSCKEFHKYEWIGQLMGAALRGKDFLVLALPGLVWKQLTGEAVSWSKDFPAVDSVLVNLLDAMENMDQETYEFRFGEELVYTTLLSDGQMVELIPGGSNVAVRYEDRREFIRLVQKARLEEGKQQIAAIQAGLLKVVPQAVLDLLTWQEVEKKVCGDPEITVEALKRLTRYEDLEQSDVRVQYLWEALTNFTNEDRSRFLRFVTGRSRLPAPIYVFPDKQGSETTDALPQSSTCSSTLYLPNYPSAKVCEEKLRYAAYNCVAIDTDMSPWEE; encoded by the exons atgtCTCTGGGTGACAATCCTCACCTGCTTCTCGGCAGGATCCGGTTCCTGAACAGGTGTATTGAGTGTTTCAGGAGGAGCGAGTCGGTGCCGGAATGTCTGTGTTACGTCCCGAGAGAAGTCTGCTATAAGATCTGCAAGGATTCATCCTCCACCTCTTCTGCATCATCCGGGGCTTCTGCAGGAGGCTCCACGGTCGGGAAGACCCTCGTGTCCGTGTTTGAAAGTCCTCATCAGACGCAACACAGCAAGAAGTCATGCAAGTACAACATTGAACCAAAGAAAGGGACTTGTATCCGGACAACCGGGGAAGAGTACTGTAACAGCCAGGGCCTCTGGGTCAAAATCAATAAG gagcagctggaggagcaCCGTGCAGGCCAGGAGTTGGAGGAGGGCTGGATCCTGGTGTGTAAGCACACAGAAGGAGGCGACAGGCTGGTGCCGGTGGAGTCACCAGAGACTGtgagcagacagcagcagctcttcGGCTACGACCACAAACCCTGCAACAGGTGGGAGCAGGTGGTGGACGTGCAGAATGCGCTGTACATCGGCTCCAAACCCAAAATAGCTGAGTGTGATGACGCTGCCGTCCAGAAGCTACG GTATGTTCCTCCCACCTGGGCGTACGAATGCGACGAGGACCTGGTTCACTACTTCTATGACCACATAGGGAAAGAGGACGAGAATCTGGGAAGTGTgaagcagtgtgtgaccagcaTTGATGTTTCTTCGTGTTCG GAGGATCCCAGTGGAGGGGCGAGCTGTTTGACGGATGGCGACACAGAAACTTACTGGGAGAGCGACGGCATGCAGGGACAGCACTGGATCCGCCTGCACATGAAGAGAGGCACTGTGGTCAA TAAGCTGATATTGACAGTGGACTCGACAGACGACAACTACATGCCCAAGAGAGTCACCGTGTttggaggagagggagacaaCCTGAAGAAGCTGAGTGACGTCACCATCGACGA CAACCTGATTGGAGAAGTATGTGTGCTGGAAGATATGACATCTCACCTGCCTGTCATCGAGATCCGAATTGAGGAATGTAGAG ATGAGGGGATAGATGTCCGGATCCGAGGATTGAAGATCAAGTCGTCATGTGAACGAGACCTCGGTCTGAACGCTGATGTTTTCCAGTCTTCAAACTTGGTGCGCTACCCTCGTCTGCAGGGCACCCTGCCTGACGTCCTGTACCGCAGAGCGCTGGTCATCCAGAG GTTCATCTGTCTCCTGGACAGCGTGCTCCCACACTTGGTGCCTGCCTGGGACTACAGCCTGGGAACCTTCAACCAGATCAAA AGCATAAAGCAGTTCCTGCTGCTCTCCAAGCGCCGCTCGGCCCTCATCACTCAGTGCCTGAAGGACTCGGAGACCAGTAAACCAAACTTCATGCCCCGCCTCTACATCAACAGACGGCTGGCGATGGAGCACAGAGACAACCCCACCCTGGACCCCAGCTGCAAGAACGCTGTGTTCAATCAG GTGTATGAAGGTCTAAAGCCATCTGACAAATTTGAGAAGACTTTGGATTACAG GTGGCCTGCTCGCTACGACCAGTGGTGGGAGTGTAAGTTCATTGCAGAGGGAATCATTGACCAGGGCGGTGGATTTCGGGACAGCCTGGCGGACATGTCTGAGGAGCTTTGCCCCAGCTCAGCCGAGTGTCCCATGCCGCTGCCATTCTTCTCCCGAACGTCCAACCAG GGTGCGTTAGAGGCCAGAGATTACTACGTCCCCAACCCGTCCTGTAAAGAGTTCCACAAGTATGAATGGATCGGTCAGCTCATGGGAGCCGCTCTCAGAGGAAAAGATTTCCTG GTCTTGGCTCTTCCTGGGCTGGTGTGGAAGCAGCTGACCGGGGAGGCCGTCAGCTGGAGCAAAGATTTCCCTGCTGTAGACTCTGTGCTG GTAAACCTGCTAGACGCCATGGAGAACATGGACCAAGAGACGTATGAGTTCAGGTTTGGCGAGGAGCTGGTGTACACCACCCTGCTGAGCGACGGACAGATGGTGGAGCTCATCCCCGGCGGCAGTAATGTTGCCGTCCGCTACGAGGACCGCAGGGAGTTCATCCGCCTGGTGCAGAAGGCTCGGTTGGAGGAGGGCAAGCAGCAG ATTGCAGCCATACAGGCAGGGCTGCTGAAGGTGGTTCCTCAGGCGGTGCTGGACCTGCTCACCTGGCAGGAAGTGGAAAAGAAAGTTTGTGGAGACCCTGAGATCACTGTGGAAGCCCTGAAGCGACTTA CTCGCTATGAGGACCTGGAACAAAGTGACGTTAGAGTGCAGTACCTGTGGGAAGCACTGACCAACTTCACCAACG AGGATCGTAGCAGGTTTCTGAGGTTTGTAACCGGCAGAAGTCGTCTTCCTGCACCTATCTACGTCTTTCCTGACAAACAAGG CTCTGAAACAACAGACGCACTTCCACAATCCTCCACATGCTCCAGTACTCTTTATTTACCCAACTATCCAAG TGCTAAAGTTTGTGAGGAGAAGCTGCGTTACGCTGCTTACAACTGCGTGGCCATCGATACAGACATGAGCCCCTGGGAAGAGTGA